In Lacibacter sp. H375, one DNA window encodes the following:
- a CDS encoding GtrA family protein translates to MIKSLPLPPLMINSVVAFIHAVIDWFYPPFKKIMPTQTFRYAACGGGNTVLDILLFYISYNFILNKEMVHTPFMTVSPHIAAFLMSFVITFPVGFFLSRYVVFEGSSVRKREQLPKYMIVVAGAILLNYFFLKIFVETFHMYATLAKICTTFFVVAFSYFSQKYFTFKVS, encoded by the coding sequence ATGATCAAATCTTTACCTTTGCCGCCTCTTATGATCAACAGCGTTGTTGCTTTTATTCATGCAGTGATCGATTGGTTCTATCCGCCATTCAAAAAAATCATGCCCACACAAACCTTCAGGTATGCGGCATGTGGTGGAGGCAACACAGTGCTTGATATTCTGTTGTTTTACATTAGCTACAATTTTATTCTCAACAAGGAAATGGTGCACACGCCGTTCATGACGGTTAGTCCGCACATTGCAGCTTTTCTCATGTCGTTTGTTATCACGTTCCCGGTTGGTTTTTTTCTAAGCCGATATGTAGTGTTCGAAGGAAGTTCAGTCCGTAAACGGGAGCAATTGCCAAAATACATGATCGTAGTGGCAGGTGCTATTTTGCTGAATTATTTTTTTCTGAAAATATTTGTGGAAACCTTTCACATGTATGCCACACTAGCGAAGATCTGCACCACGTTTTTTGTTGTGGCATTCAGCTATTTTTCACAGAAGTATTTTACGTTTAAAGTGAGTTGA
- a CDS encoding rhodanese-like domain-containing protein, whose protein sequence is MKAVLSVALQKNDMRLLVASVLFLLLSCNSGAQTGKEVTADEFEKGLEQADVQLLDVRTAGEYRTGHIKKALQANWNDQKEFADRTSALDKQKPVYIYCLSGPRSSAAAEWLRANGYTQVVELKAGFNGWKRNGKPIEGMADVKQITFAEYLQQIAGKEYVLVDFGAEWCPPCRKMEPIVNAFLAQHKEITFFKIDGGIHTDLMKQLNADGLPTFILLKKGEEVWRYKGVLTPEELNNIWTSKK, encoded by the coding sequence ATGAAAGCAGTTTTGAGCGTAGCTTTGCAAAAAAATGATATGCGTTTACTGGTTGCATCTGTACTCTTTTTGTTGCTGAGTTGTAACAGTGGTGCCCAAACGGGCAAAGAAGTGACTGCCGATGAGTTTGAAAAAGGTCTGGAGCAAGCCGATGTACAGTTGCTTGATGTGAGAACTGCCGGCGAATACCGTACAGGCCATATTAAAAAAGCATTACAGGCAAACTGGAACGATCAAAAAGAATTTGCGGACCGCACTTCAGCTCTTGACAAACAAAAACCGGTGTACATCTATTGTTTGAGCGGTCCCCGCAGCAGTGCAGCTGCAGAATGGCTAAGAGCAAATGGCTATACGCAGGTAGTAGAATTAAAAGCCGGTTTCAACGGTTGGAAGCGCAATGGAAAACCAATTGAAGGAATGGCTGATGTAAAACAGATTACGTTTGCGGAATATCTACAGCAGATCGCTGGTAAGGAATATGTGCTTGTAGATTTTGGTGCAGAATGGTGCCCGCCCTGTCGCAAAATGGAGCCGATTGTAAATGCATTCCTGGCGCAGCACAAAGAGATAACATTCTTTAAAATAGATGGCGGCATTCATACCGACCTGATGAAACAATTGAATGCGGATGGCTTACCAACCTTTATTCTTTTGAAAAAAGGTGAAGAAGTTTGGCGCTACAAAGGCGTTCTTACCCCTGAAGAACTAAACAATATCTGGACAAGCAAGAAATAG
- a CDS encoding class I SAM-dependent methyltransferase: protein MEALSTDQKTWYRNWFNSPYYHQLYFQRDEQEAAAFIDRLLSKLYPPVNAMMLDVACGRGRHSIHLASKGYTVTGIDISEDSIEEAKQFETDKLEFFVHDMRLPFRMNYYDYAFNFFTSFGFFRTRREHDNGIRTIAQSLKPGGTFVIDYLNAHYVENHLQYKSEFQKDGVTFYITRWLDETHFYKKIVVEDEANLEEPLEFTEKVAKFSLGDFNDMFSFYDLQVQEVYGDYHFEPYHVTNSPRLIIIAKKVK, encoded by the coding sequence ATGGAAGCACTTTCTACTGATCAGAAAACATGGTATCGTAACTGGTTTAATTCACCATACTATCATCAATTATATTTTCAACGTGATGAGCAGGAAGCTGCTGCGTTTATCGATCGCCTTTTATCAAAACTTTACCCGCCAGTTAATGCAATGATGCTTGATGTTGCCTGCGGCCGAGGAAGGCACAGCATTCATCTTGCGTCGAAAGGATACACAGTCACCGGCATCGACATCAGCGAAGACAGCATTGAAGAAGCCAAACAATTTGAAACGGATAAGCTGGAGTTTTTTGTTCATGACATGCGGCTACCTTTTCGGATGAACTATTACGATTATGCCTTCAACTTCTTTACCAGTTTTGGATTTTTCCGTACACGTCGTGAACATGATAATGGCATCCGCACCATTGCACAATCATTGAAACCGGGCGGTACATTTGTGATCGATTACCTCAATGCCCATTACGTGGAAAATCATTTGCAGTATAAAAGTGAATTTCAAAAAGATGGTGTAACATTTTACATTACCCGTTGGCTCGATGAAACACATTTTTATAAAAAGATCGTAGTGGAAGATGAAGCCAACCTGGAAGAACCACTTGAATTCACAGAAAAAGTGGCTAAGTTTTCTCTAGGTGATTTCAACGATATGTTTTCGTTTTATGATCTGCAGGTACAGGAAGTGTATGGTGATTATCATTTTGAGCCCTATCATGTAACCAATTCACCAAGGTTGATCATAATTGCCAAAAAGGTGAAGTAG
- a CDS encoding LTA synthase family protein: MGHRFHLPPTSRWVLRLFVFFMLLFSLMRVLTFYSFRPDGVSFSDAVPSFLMGMRFDLRWVCILLAPLLIAGSFSRFSPFRSPRTKRFWIIYLVIVSSFLLFFFGADFGHFDYVETRLNASALNFIEDFAISMSMLWQSYPLFWIFLLLSLIIYGLYRFFQRSHSKVHTIKHPFKPMRTFWMMLLLIIGVAGSNPAKPLTWKDAFKLGDNFKAYLALNPLENFFTTLRFRKPFTDDGSAKVQFDAMKELLQLPKESTMLNFQRREVFAEPAKPMNVVLVICESLSMYKTGLSGNPLNTTPYLQHLANEGLLFERCFSPHFGTARGVFALLSGVPDVQLSKFSTRNIEAIDQHTILNSFTNHEKFYFIGGNSEFNNFKGLLVNNVNGLHLYEEGMYKSPKFNVWGISDKNLFKEANQVLSQQTTPFFSIIQTADNHRPFVLPEEDTAAVAAKQVDEVQLKKYGFDSQKEMEALLYTDYSIQQFMEAAKQQPWFNNTLFVFIGDHGVKGNATALYPDAWTNERLTDEHVPLLFYAPGFIKPEKRKEVVSQVDVLPTIAGLLNQPYTNSTIGRDLLRKPAGKDFAFIIHHDEAKIGMVNNEFYYILNMNLQKDTLVPLHFNAPLLSKEKYEHTKKQMAVETIALYESSRWMLLNNKKSSVKP; this comes from the coding sequence ATGGGTCATCGCTTTCATTTACCACCAACTTCACGCTGGGTGCTGCGCTTATTTGTCTTCTTCATGTTGCTGTTCAGCCTCATGCGTGTACTTACTTTTTATTCATTCAGACCCGATGGGGTTTCCTTTTCTGATGCAGTTCCATCTTTTTTAATGGGGATGCGCTTTGATTTGCGCTGGGTTTGCATTTTGCTTGCACCGTTGTTAATTGCCGGCAGTTTTAGCCGTTTTTCACCATTTAGATCTCCAAGAACAAAACGTTTCTGGATCATATACCTGGTTATCGTAAGCAGTTTCCTCTTGTTTTTCTTTGGTGCCGATTTCGGGCACTTTGATTACGTGGAAACAAGACTCAATGCAAGTGCGCTCAACTTTATTGAAGATTTTGCCATATCAATGAGTATGCTTTGGCAATCGTACCCATTGTTTTGGATATTCCTGTTATTGTCGTTGATCATTTATGGTTTGTACAGATTTTTTCAACGCAGCCATTCAAAAGTTCATACCATAAAGCATCCGTTTAAGCCAATGCGTACTTTTTGGATGATGTTGTTGTTGATCATAGGTGTTGCGGGCAGCAACCCGGCAAAGCCATTAACATGGAAAGACGCATTTAAGCTTGGCGATAATTTCAAAGCCTACCTGGCTTTAAATCCATTGGAAAATTTCTTTACCACCCTTCGTTTCCGCAAGCCTTTTACCGACGATGGAAGTGCCAAGGTTCAGTTTGATGCTATGAAGGAGTTGTTGCAACTTCCAAAGGAATCAACCATGCTTAATTTCCAAAGGAGAGAAGTGTTTGCGGAACCCGCCAAACCAATGAATGTGGTGTTGGTGATCTGCGAATCGTTGAGTATGTATAAAACAGGATTGAGCGGCAACCCACTTAATACCACGCCCTATTTACAACATTTGGCAAATGAAGGCTTGTTGTTTGAACGTTGCTTCTCTCCGCACTTTGGAACTGCAAGAGGTGTGTTTGCCTTATTAAGTGGTGTGCCTGATGTACAGTTGAGTAAGTTCTCCACAAGAAATATTGAAGCCATTGATCAACATACGATCCTCAATTCCTTTACTAACCATGAGAAGTTTTATTTCATTGGTGGTAACAGCGAGTTCAATAATTTCAAAGGCTTGCTGGTGAACAATGTGAACGGACTTCATTTATATGAAGAAGGTATGTACAAGAGTCCGAAGTTTAATGTGTGGGGTATCAGTGATAAAAATTTGTTTAAGGAAGCCAACCAGGTTTTGTCGCAACAAACAACTCCTTTTTTCAGTATTATACAAACAGCCGATAATCACCGTCCGTTTGTTTTGCCTGAAGAAGATACAGCGGCTGTGGCAGCAAAACAGGTTGATGAGGTCCAGTTGAAAAAGTACGGGTTCGATTCTCAAAAAGAAATGGAAGCATTGTTGTATACCGATTACAGTATTCAACAATTCATGGAGGCAGCCAAGCAACAACCATGGTTCAACAATACCTTGTTTGTATTCATTGGTGATCATGGTGTAAAAGGAAATGCAACAGCATTGTATCCTGATGCATGGACCAATGAGCGTTTGACGGATGAACATGTGCCCTTATTATTTTATGCGCCGGGTTTTATTAAACCGGAAAAGCGTAAAGAAGTAGTGAGCCAGGTGGATGTTTTACCGACCATTGCAGGGTTATTAAATCAGCCTTATACCAACAGCACTATCGGTCGGGACTTGTTGCGTAAACCAGCAGGGAAAGATTTTGCATTCATCATTCATCATGATGAAGCAAAGATCGGCATGGTGAATAATGAGTTTTATTATATCCTTAATATGAATCTGCAAAAGGATACGCTGGTGCCTTTGCATTTTAATGCACCTTTACTCTCCAAAGAAAAATACGAACACACGAAGAAACAAATGGCCGTTGAAACCATTGCTCTCTACGAATCTTCACGCTGGATGTTGCTGAATAATAAGAAGTCGAGTGTTAAACCGTAA
- a CDS encoding phosphatase PAP2 family protein produces the protein MTHSFLKRCAKVERIPLLKGLFHKRFVIFGNTMLKSVLQLDRSLFYYINNKWSNDVFDAVMPFIRNQYFWVPLYLFLLAFVVINFRTKALWWILFFLATFALTDLISTQVVKALVERPRPCADPIASETVRMLIPCSYSYSFVSSHASNHFGMAMFMFMSMKQFSNRWIWLVFAWALIVSFAQIYVGAHFPIDVLGGALLGSFIGHRTAIIFNKQFGGLQVN, from the coding sequence ATGACCCATAGTTTCCTTAAGCGATGCGCAAAAGTAGAAAGAATTCCTTTGTTGAAAGGTTTATTCCATAAACGGTTTGTTATATTTGGCAATACCATGTTGAAGTCAGTGTTACAATTGGACCGTTCTCTTTTCTATTACATCAATAACAAGTGGAGTAATGATGTATTTGATGCAGTAATGCCTTTTATCCGTAACCAATATTTTTGGGTACCACTCTATTTATTTTTATTGGCGTTTGTAGTAATAAACTTCAGAACAAAGGCTTTGTGGTGGATACTATTTTTTCTTGCCACGTTTGCACTTACCGATCTTATAAGTACACAGGTTGTAAAAGCGCTTGTGGAAAGGCCACGTCCTTGTGCTGATCCAATTGCGTCGGAAACTGTGCGTATGCTGATACCCTGCAGTTACAGTTATAGTTTTGTTTCATCACACGCCAGCAACCATTTTGGAATGGCCATGTTTATGTTCATGAGCATGAAACAGTTCAGCAACCGATGGATCTGGCTGGTATTTGCATGGGCCTTGATCGTCAGTTTTGCACAGATCTATGTTGGTGCTCACTTTCCCATTGATGTGTTGGGCGGCGCCCTGTTAGGCTCGTTTATTGGTCATAGAACAGCCATTATTTTCAACAAACAATTTGGCGGGCTTCAGGTTAACTGA
- a CDS encoding hemolysin family protein: MEIFILLVLIFLNSLFVIAEITLVSARRSRLEMYAAKGSSSARTALELSENPEVFLSAAQIGITLIAILTGVYSGEKFGKDLAPVFEKIPLVAEYAEGIATGIVVVIVTILSIILGELIPKRIGLMNAEKIAMAVAKPMKFFAKAVHPLVWFLNKSTNLIFRLFNVKTVSDNHVTEEEIKAIISEGTEQGTIEEAEQEIIERVFHLGDRNITSLMTHRNDIIWFDLNDNETSIKEKIINQPHSIYPICDGDLDTIKGFVSIKDMYVSDDFTLFKDLMKPALFVPENNSAYQVLEKFKQGKIHSAFIVDEYGSVQGMITLNDILEAIVGDIPEPHQDDYEIIKRDDGSYLVDAQIQFYKFLSRFEKTEWMNEGEQEFDTLAGFILHELERIPHAGEKFDWKGFTFEIIDMDGHRIDKVLLHVPDGVGEE, translated from the coding sequence ATGGAAATATTTATACTACTCGTTCTTATTTTTCTCAATAGCTTATTTGTAATTGCCGAGATCACATTGGTTTCAGCCCGCCGTTCCCGCCTTGAAATGTATGCTGCCAAGGGCAGCAGCAGTGCCCGGACAGCCCTCGAACTTTCTGAGAATCCTGAAGTTTTTTTATCTGCGGCACAGATTGGAATTACACTAATTGCCATTCTTACGGGTGTGTACTCCGGTGAAAAATTTGGGAAAGATCTTGCGCCGGTTTTTGAAAAAATTCCTTTGGTTGCAGAATATGCTGAAGGAATTGCCACAGGTATAGTTGTTGTGATCGTCACCATTCTTTCGATCATACTCGGTGAACTTATTCCAAAACGAATTGGTCTGATGAACGCCGAAAAAATTGCCATGGCTGTTGCCAAGCCCATGAAGTTTTTTGCAAAAGCAGTTCATCCATTGGTTTGGTTCTTAAACAAAAGCACCAACCTGATCTTTCGGTTATTCAATGTAAAAACTGTTTCAGATAATCATGTAACTGAAGAAGAGATCAAAGCCATCATCAGCGAAGGAACAGAACAGGGTACTATTGAAGAAGCTGAGCAGGAAATTATTGAGCGGGTGTTTCATTTAGGTGATCGTAACATCACTTCTTTAATGACACATCGCAACGACATTATCTGGTTCGACCTGAATGACAACGAAACATCCATCAAAGAAAAGATCATTAATCAACCCCACTCCATCTATCCTATTTGTGATGGTGATCTTGATACTATCAAAGGTTTTGTATCTATCAAAGACATGTACGTATCTGATGATTTTACGTTGTTCAAAGATTTGATGAAGCCTGCTTTGTTTGTACCTGAAAATAATTCAGCGTACCAGGTACTGGAGAAATTCAAACAAGGGAAGATCCACAGTGCATTTATTGTTGATGAATACGGCAGCGTGCAGGGCATGATCACACTTAACGACATTCTCGAAGCTATTGTGGGCGATATTCCTGAGCCGCACCAGGATGATTATGAGATCATAAAACGTGATGATGGCAGCTATCTTGTAGATGCACAAATACAGTTCTACAAATTCCTTTCACGTTTTGAGAAAACAGAATGGATGAATGAAGGTGAACAGGAGTTTGATACGCTGGCCGGTTTCATTTTACATGAACTGGAGCGTATTCCGCATGCCGGTGAAAAATTCGACTGGAAAGGATTCACCTTCGAGATCATCGACATGGATGGTCACCGCATCGATAAAGTATTACTACATGTGCCCGATGGTGTTGGTGAAGAATAA
- a CDS encoding class I SAM-dependent methyltransferase, which translates to MTQKRTAPIMNLQLMSYANCPVCKNESIKPVLTAKDHTVSSETFTIAECGMCGLRYTLNAPSEDKIAPYYQSSAYISHSNTKKGVINFLYHVARFFTMMSKEKLVKKAAKRQVGMLLDIGSGTGTFAHTMERAGWNVVGLEPDPEARKQAIKKYNCDIYPSDELFRLPEQTYSVITMWHVLEHVHQLDEYVDRMKDLLAPTGKLIIAVPNYTSKDAAIYKEFWASYDVPRHLYHFSPNSMRMLIKRHGMQVIGTRRMWLDSFYISLLSEKYKKGFFLKGIWNGLVSNFNALLHKEQCSSLVYIIERED; encoded by the coding sequence ATGACCCAGAAACGAACTGCTCCAATCATGAACCTTCAGCTGATGAGTTATGCCAACTGCCCGGTCTGCAAAAATGAATCAATCAAACCAGTTTTAACCGCTAAAGATCACACAGTCAGTAGTGAAACATTCACCATTGCCGAGTGCGGTATGTGTGGGTTGCGATATACATTAAATGCTCCATCTGAGGATAAGATCGCTCCTTATTATCAATCTTCCGCTTACATTTCGCATAGTAATACTAAGAAAGGCGTGATCAACTTCCTGTATCATGTTGCACGTTTTTTTACCATGATGTCGAAAGAGAAGCTGGTAAAAAAAGCTGCTAAACGCCAGGTGGGGATGTTGCTCGATATTGGCAGCGGTACCGGTACGTTTGCACATACAATGGAAAGAGCCGGTTGGAACGTGGTTGGTCTTGAACCTGATCCGGAAGCAAGAAAGCAAGCCATCAAGAAATACAATTGTGATATTTATCCGTCTGATGAACTGTTTCGTTTACCCGAACAAACCTACAGCGTTATTACCATGTGGCATGTACTGGAACATGTGCATCAGTTAGATGAATATGTTGATCGCATGAAAGATTTGTTGGCGCCAACAGGTAAACTCATTATTGCTGTGCCAAATTATACAAGCAAGGATGCTGCGATTTACAAAGAATTCTGGGCAAGCTATGATGTGCCGAGACATCTTTATCATTTCTCTCCAAACTCCATGCGAATGCTTATTAAGCGCCATGGTATGCAAGTAATCGGTACAAGACGTATGTGGCTCGATAGTTTTTACATTTCACTTCTCAGTGAAAAATATAAGAAAGGATTCTTCTTAAAAGGTATCTGGAACGGACTTGTATCAAACTTCAATGCATTGCTGCATAAAGAACAATGCAGTTCACTTGTGTACATAATTGAACGGGAAGATTGA
- a CDS encoding tetratricopeptide repeat protein, with protein MNVYPAMNNRITYILSFLLLCFSVQVNAQVTAINNDPNAKFKQAQEYFLTDQYSLAMPLLRELKQEVQSSTILNAGIQVQEIDYYLLACGLQQNDERAVQPSREFITVVHNMPRTQQLSFHLANYYFRKQLFTDALEFYEKAEIASLNNEQISESKFRMGYSYFHLKRYAQAKPLFNTIRQMPDDKHYLDANYYYGFLAYNDKQYNEALGSFEKVKDHPEYGKIVPFYIASIYYFRGEKDKAIKIAEEAVKRPNILYDLEMKQLLGHAYFEKKDYKRALPLLEEYVNKADKVTRQDLYELSYSYYQNNQLNKAIDGFKQLSGSEDSLSQSAMYMLGDAYLKTNQKENARNAFAFCAANNSNQQQREVSLFNYAKLSYELGYQGVAISEFKRFLNEYPRSTYSNEAKELLVGLLTGTSNYKDAISLMESLVDPSESTKKLYPRMLYGRAAELINDGQLNKADELLDKILKDKYNSPVLPLTNYWKGEIAYRNDRLDDAIRFYDKFLQSGSPGMGEATVKEANYNMGYCYLRKENFVVAQGFFQKAVGRVALNSAPIDQDAHIRLADCYFMQKSYTTALSMYQKAIDYSWPNADYALYQKAMLAGINNSKGKIDQMSTLQRLYPRSNLIPDANMEIAKTYMADEKFQAAIPFLNNVINAPQNTGFKQTALLQLAVCYSNLNKNQEALDNYKKLLQQYPNSEEAAFALENIRAIYVETGRPQEYEAFIRSTGRNVSASEADSLAYAAVEVKLENNDCAGAVEQINSYLTRFPNGANALNAHYNRSECYMQRKDWKSALPGYEYVAKQGSSQFAEKSALIAARSYYFELKDYAKAQPYYEILRTVATTDESRLEALRGLLRCHYQLKEYKQAADVAKDLLIAKGAGNDDKALSNLVTGRNHQLNNTYDLAIQSYRAVVNLNKGEWAAEARYEIAKCQFDLNSLTNAEKAAFDVIKLSGSYDFWVTKSYILLGDIYLKQKDYFNAKATYQSVVDNATNLQLKQEAQAKLQQVTEEEKRNSKIEG; from the coding sequence ATGAACGTTTACCCGGCAATGAACAACCGCATTACTTACATTCTTTCGTTCCTGCTCTTGTGCTTTTCTGTGCAAGTGAATGCGCAGGTTACCGCAATAAATAACGATCCCAACGCAAAATTCAAACAGGCACAGGAGTACTTCTTAACTGATCAGTACAGTTTGGCCATGCCATTGTTGCGTGAGTTGAAACAGGAAGTACAAAGCTCAACCATCCTGAATGCCGGTATACAGGTGCAGGAAATCGACTACTATCTCCTTGCTTGCGGTTTGCAGCAAAACGATGAACGTGCAGTGCAACCGAGCCGTGAGTTTATTACCGTGGTGCATAATATGCCACGCACACAACAATTGAGTTTTCATTTAGCGAATTACTACTTCCGCAAGCAACTGTTTACAGATGCACTGGAGTTTTATGAAAAAGCAGAGATCGCCAGTTTAAATAACGAACAGATATCTGAATCAAAATTCAGGATGGGTTATAGTTATTTTCATTTGAAACGTTATGCACAGGCCAAGCCGTTGTTCAACACAATCCGTCAAATGCCGGATGATAAGCATTACCTCGATGCAAACTATTACTATGGTTTTCTTGCGTACAACGATAAACAATACAATGAAGCACTTGGAAGTTTTGAAAAAGTGAAAGACCATCCTGAGTACGGTAAGATCGTTCCTTTCTATATTGCTTCTATTTATTATTTCCGTGGAGAAAAAGATAAGGCGATCAAAATTGCAGAAGAAGCAGTGAAGCGTCCGAATATATTGTATGACCTTGAGATGAAACAACTGCTTGGTCATGCATATTTCGAAAAGAAAGACTACAAACGTGCACTTCCGTTATTGGAAGAATATGTAAACAAAGCGGATAAAGTAACACGTCAGGATCTGTATGAACTCAGCTACAGCTATTATCAGAATAATCAACTCAATAAAGCCATTGATGGTTTCAAACAATTAAGTGGCAGTGAAGATTCACTCAGCCAGAGTGCAATGTATATGCTGGGCGATGCTTATCTCAAAACAAATCAGAAAGAAAATGCAAGAAACGCTTTTGCTTTTTGCGCTGCCAATAACAGCAACCAGCAACAGCGTGAAGTATCGTTATTCAACTATGCAAAGCTTTCATATGAATTAGGTTACCAAGGCGTTGCCATCAGCGAATTTAAACGATTCCTCAACGAATATCCACGCAGCACTTATAGTAATGAAGCAAAAGAATTATTGGTTGGTTTGTTAACCGGCACAAGCAATTACAAAGATGCGATCTCATTAATGGAGTCGTTGGTTGATCCATCGGAATCAACGAAGAAATTGTATCCTCGTATGTTGTACGGCCGTGCTGCTGAATTGATCAATGATGGTCAGTTGAATAAAGCCGATGAACTGCTCGATAAAATTTTAAAAGACAAATACAATTCGCCTGTTCTTCCATTAACTAATTACTGGAAAGGAGAGATCGCTTACCGTAATGATCGATTGGATGATGCCATTCGTTTCTACGATAAGTTTCTCCAAAGCGGAAGCCCGGGTATGGGTGAGGCAACAGTGAAAGAAGCAAACTATAACATGGGTTATTGCTACCTGCGCAAAGAAAATTTCGTAGTGGCACAAGGATTCTTTCAAAAAGCAGTTGGTCGTGTAGCGCTTAACTCCGCACCAATTGATCAGGATGCGCATATCCGTTTAGCAGATTGTTATTTTATGCAGAAGAGTTATACTACTGCATTAAGCATGTATCAAAAAGCAATTGACTATTCATGGCCCAATGCAGATTATGCGTTGTATCAAAAGGCAATGCTTGCCGGTATTAATAACAGTAAAGGAAAGATCGATCAGATGAGCACCCTGCAACGTTTGTATCCACGCAGCAACCTGATACCAGATGCAAACATGGAAATTGCAAAAACCTATATGGCCGATGAAAAATTTCAGGCTGCTATTCCTTTCCTCAACAATGTAATCAATGCGCCGCAGAATACAGGCTTTAAACAAACGGCATTGTTACAGTTAGCTGTTTGTTATAGTAACCTGAATAAAAACCAGGAAGCTTTAGATAACTACAAAAAACTATTACAGCAATATCCAAACAGTGAAGAAGCAGCATTTGCTTTGGAAAATATCCGTGCAATTTATGTGGAAACAGGACGGCCACAGGAATACGAAGCATTCATTCGTTCAACAGGTAGAAATGTTTCTGCGAGCGAAGCTGATTCATTGGCCTATGCTGCAGTTGAAGTGAAATTGGAAAATAACGATTGCGCAGGTGCTGTTGAACAGATCAATAGTTATCTCACACGTTTCCCGAATGGCGCAAATGCATTGAATGCGCATTATAACCGCAGCGAATGTTACATGCAACGTAAAGACTGGAAGAGTGCACTGCCCGGCTATGAATATGTAGCAAAACAAGGTAGCAGTCAGTTTGCAGAAAAGAGTGCATTGATCGCTGCACGTTCATATTATTTTGAGTTAAAGGATTATGCAAAAGCACAACCTTATTATGAAATACTGCGTACCGTTGCCACAACAGATGAAAGCAGACTGGAAGCATTGCGTGGATTATTGCGTTGCCATTATCAGTTGAAAGAATACAAGCAAGCTGCTGATGTGGCGAAAGATCTGTTGATCGCTAAAGGTGCAGGTAATGATGATAAGGCATTGTCGAATCTTGTAACAGGTCGTAACCATCAGTTGAATAATACATACGATCTCGCTATTCAATCGTACCGTGCAGTGGTTAATCTCAACAAAGGAGAGTGGGCAGCAGAAGCGAGATATGAAATTGCAAAATGTCAATTTGATCTGAACAGCCTCACCAATGCTGAGAAAGCTGCATTTGATGTCATCAAACTAAGCGGTTCTTATGATTTCTGGGTAACCAAATCATACATCTTACTCGGAGATATCTACCTGAAACAAAAAGATTACTTCAATGCAAAGGCAACTTACCAGAGTGTAGTTGATAATGCAACGAACCTGCAGTTGAAGCAGGAAGCACAGGCAAAACTGCAACAGGTTACTGAAGAAGAAAAAAGGAATTCGAAGATCGAAGGATAG
- a CDS encoding DoxX family protein, whose amino-acid sequence MKKLLSINYSATAFNISFLLLRLVFGISLCVNYGYDKLVHFADRKDSFVNLFGIGSTATLALVVFAEFFCSIFVAIGLFTRFTVVPIIVAMSYAFFVSHNSALFAKGEVAALYLTGFFAILLCGPGKASVDGMIK is encoded by the coding sequence ATGAAGAAACTCTTATCTATTAATTACTCTGCCACTGCTTTTAACATTTCATTCTTATTATTGAGGCTTGTTTTCGGCATCAGCCTCTGTGTAAACTATGGTTATGATAAGTTGGTTCACTTTGCAGACAGGAAAGACAGCTTTGTAAATCTCTTTGGAATCGGTAGTACGGCCACTCTTGCATTAGTTGTTTTTGCGGAGTTCTTTTGTTCCATTTTTGTGGCCATTGGTTTATTTACACGCTTCACCGTAGTACCTATTATTGTTGCAATGAGTTATGCATTTTTTGTTTCGCACAACAGTGCATTGTTTGCAAAAGGTGAAGTGGCAGCTTTATATTTAACCGGCTTCTTTGCTATTTTGTTATGTGGCCCCGGCAAAGCCAGTGTTGATGGAATGATCAAATAA
- a CDS encoding acyl-CoA thioesterase: MFNSETNIRVRYSETDQMNVVYHGNYAQYFEVARAEAIREMGITYKEMEEMGIVMPIVELHTKFLRPAKYDDLLTIKTQLRELPTDHRVEFHHEVYNEEGKLLTIGRVVLYFLDAKTMARSNMPAALANHLLPYFK; encoded by the coding sequence ATGTTCAATAGTGAAACCAACATAAGGGTGCGATACTCTGAAACGGACCAGATGAACGTGGTATATCATGGTAATTATGCCCAGTATTTTGAAGTGGCAAGAGCCGAAGCCATCCGTGAAATGGGTATTACTTATAAAGAAATGGAAGAGATGGGAATTGTGATGCCCATTGTTGAACTGCATACCAAGTTTTTGCGACCTGCTAAGTATGACGATCTGCTAACGATCAAAACACAGTTGCGTGAATTACCCACCGATCATCGTGTTGAGTTTCATCATGAGGTGTATAATGAAGAAGGTAAACTTTTAACCATTGGCCGTGTTGTATTGTATTTCTTAGATGCGAAAACAATGGCAAGAAGTAATATGCCGGCAGCATTAGCAAATCATCTTCTGCCCTATTTCAAATAA